TTCTAGGATGCTGCACTTGCTCGCATGGCCAATCTTTAACCACCAAAAAATCCATATAAACAACAAAACACCTACACCGCCATCCAGCAGCAACGCATTACGCCAGCCATAATGGGCATTCAAATAAGCCAGTGGAGTATGCGCCATCATGCCGCCAATAAACGCCATAGTCACTAAACACCCAATGACTAATGCCTGGCGTCGCGGCGGAAACCAACGGGACACCAACACCACGCAAGACAAAAAGCAAAAAGCATTGCCAATGCCTGAAAGAAAATGAAAGAAAGAAGCCACAGCGAAAGCATTAGTGAGTGCAAAACCAACCGTGCCAATCACACACACGAACATAGCCGTCAAAATTACCTGCCGAGTGGAAAAGCGGTCAAGAATAATGCCTGCAGGCAATAAGAAAAGAATATCAGCCCATAAATACGTGCTGGACATCCAGCTAAGCTGAGCGGCATCTATCTGAAATTCTTCACGCAACGGGGCATTGATCACATCAAACAGGTTAAGCTGAAAGAATTCATAAAAGAAAAACAATCCGGCTGAAAGACAGACCAACCAAGCCATCCAATCACCACGAGGAAAAACGACTCGAGAATCGACAGTAACCGAATCAGACAACATCACTTCTGGCCAGGATAGTAAAAGTGGCGCAAATTATAACAAAACCTTCATTAAAATGGTATCTTTATTGAACACTTTATAAATTATTTATGAATTACACAAACCAACCATAGATGCTCAGATTTTCCGTCATCTAACGAATAGCCATTGTTCTAGGACTATACAAAATCAATACCATGGGAAATTCATTGCTATGGATTTGCAATTAAGATACTTTTTAATCCAATAAGTTATAAATCTTTTTCTATATTTTTTGCTATAGTCTATAGCATATACTTTTATTTCAAGCACCATTTCTTTACAGGGAGTATTTCAAATGGCGATTAAGGTAAACAAACATGGGCAAAATTTATTACGGGATCCTTTATTAAATAAAGACACTGCCTTTAGTGAAAAAGAAAGGGAAACCTTTCAATTATTCGGACTTCTACCCTCTAATACCGAAACCATAGAGGAACAGATTCTTCGTTGTCGTGATGCCTATTCTGCCAAACAAACCCCGATGGAGCAGCATATTTATTTGCGTGCTTTGCAAGATAGAAATGAGATTTTGTTTTATCGTTTTGTGCTTGATAATCTAGAAGAAATGATGCCCATCATTTACACACCGGTTGTTGGCGAAGCTTGCCAATTTTTTCATCACATTTATCGTCAGCCACGCGGCTTGTTCATCAGTTATCCTGAATTGGACAAAATCGATCACATTCTAAAAGCAGTGGCCGCTACTCGAAAAATCAGTGTTATTGTCGTAACTGATGGTGAACGCATTTTAGGCTTGGGGGATCAAGGAGCAGGAGGGCTTGGCATTCCTATTGGAAAATTGTCTCTTTACACAGCCTGTGGCGGCATCAATCCAGCCGAAACCTTACCAATCATTCTGGATGTCGGTACCAATAATCAGGACAAATTAAACGATGCTGAATACTTAGGATGGCGCCACACTCGTCTGATTGGGGATGAATATGATGAATTTGTTGACCGGTTTGTCCAAAGCATTAAACGCTATTTCCCCAATACACTCTTACAATTTGAAGATTTTGCCCAGCAGCATGCCTATCCTTTGCTGGAACGTTATCAAGATCAATTATGCACCTTCAATGACGATATTCAGGGCACCGCTGCCGTGGCCGTTGCTGCCATTATTGCCGCTACGAAAGTAAGCGGCATGCCTTTAAAAGAACATCGCATTGCTTTATTGGGAGCAGGCTCAGCAGGATGCGGCATCAGTGAACAACTGGTTCAAGCCATGATTAATCAAGGATTGAATGAAAAAGACGCACGTTCTCGCTTTTATTTAGTCGATAGAATGGGATTATTACAGGATTCCATGCCTGCTTTGCTACCCTTTCAGAAGCCTTTTGCCCGTGCCAATGAATCATTAAGCAATTGGAAACTGCAAAGTACGGGAATCAACCTGGCTGATGTTATTAATAACGCACAACCCACCATTTTGTTGGGAGTATCTGGACAGCCAAACCAATTTACCCAAGCCATCGTCCAAACGATGGCCAGTTATTGTCAGCGGCCAATTATTTTCCCTTTGTCAAATCCTACTTCACGCACAGAAGCCACCCCGCATGATCTCTTATACTGGACTAAAGGAAAAGCCTTGGTTGCCACCGGTAGCCCCTTCGACCCCGTGAATATCAATAACCGCGAAATAAACATTGCTCAATGTAACAACTCCTATATTTTTCCTGGAGTCGGCCTTGGGGTGGTAGCAGGGCAAGCCAGACGGGTCACCAATGGAATGATGATGGCTGCTGCCATCGCATTAAGTGAGCTGGCGCCAGCGATGAATACTGGAGAAGGACGATTATTGCCAGAACTAGCAAATATACGCAACGTAAGCCGCCATATCGCTAAAGCAGTCATTCAGCAAGCGATTCAGGAAGGGCATGTCGATAAATTGTCAGAACATGAAATAGAAAACAAAATAAAAGAAACCATGTGGTATCCAGAATATAAACCATTTGTTGCGGCATAAGATGGGAGAGTAACATGATTAATCCATTTGCCTATGAGCCTAAAGGGGATAAGCATAATTCCGACTATTTTAACGAATACCGCATAAAAATCTATGAACGCCGTAAAACCAGTGGACTGGAAGAGTTGCTTGGTGATATGTGTGCTGTCGTCGTACAAGTGCAAACTGGCGATGCCCTGTCCTATTTGAAAGAATTGTACCTCATGACGCCTTATCGTTACGAGGCAAGCTATATTAACAACACA
This genomic interval from Legionella oakridgensis ATCC 33761 = DSM 21215 contains the following:
- a CDS encoding NAD-dependent malic enzyme codes for the protein MAIKVNKHGQNLLRDPLLNKDTAFSEKERETFQLFGLLPSNTETIEEQILRCRDAYSAKQTPMEQHIYLRALQDRNEILFYRFVLDNLEEMMPIIYTPVVGEACQFFHHIYRQPRGLFISYPELDKIDHILKAVAATRKISVIVVTDGERILGLGDQGAGGLGIPIGKLSLYTACGGINPAETLPIILDVGTNNQDKLNDAEYLGWRHTRLIGDEYDEFVDRFVQSIKRYFPNTLLQFEDFAQQHAYPLLERYQDQLCTFNDDIQGTAAVAVAAIIAATKVSGMPLKEHRIALLGAGSAGCGISEQLVQAMINQGLNEKDARSRFYLVDRMGLLQDSMPALLPFQKPFARANESLSNWKLQSTGINLADVINNAQPTILLGVSGQPNQFTQAIVQTMASYCQRPIIFPLSNPTSRTEATPHDLLYWTKGKALVATGSPFDPVNINNREINIAQCNNSYIFPGVGLGVVAGQARRVTNGMMMAAAIALSELAPAMNTGEGRLLPELANIRNVSRHIAKAVIQQAIQEGHVDKLSEHEIENKIKETMWYPEYKPFVAA